The genome window TATATGAATTATCAATGAATTCATTTGGTTTATGAGCTTGTTCTATAGACCCCGGCCCTAAAATTATTGTAGGGCATATTTTTTGTATAAATGGTGCTTCTGTACAATAATTTACTTTTTTTGTTTTTTTGCATTTTAATATTCTTTTAATTTTTTCTAATAATTTATATTTTTTATTATATTCAAACCCGGGTATTGTTGGGTTTAATTCTTTTATAGTAATTATATTACCCCATTTTTTATTTATAGGCTTTAAAACATCATTTAATATTTTATTTATTTGTATTGTATCAGTATTTGGTAATGGTCTTATATCAATGTATAAATGACAATATGAACAAATTCTATTTGCCGCGTTACCTCCACATATATGTCCTAAATTTAAAGTGGGATATGGTACTGTAAATGTATTATCATTGTAATCTGTTTTTAATTTGTTTTTTAATTTTAATAAGATATTTATTATTTTATTCATTATTTCTATTGAATTTACACCTAAATTTGGATCGCTTGAATGTCCTGATTTTCCTTTTATTTTAATTATTTTTGAAATATGCCCTTTATGTGAGTCAATAGGTTTTAATTCTGTGGGTTCTCCTATTATTGCAAATTTTGGATTTATGGATGTTACATCTGAGAAATATCTTGCTCCTGACATTGAGGTTTCTTCATCAGCAGTAGCTAAAATATATAGTGGTTTTTTGAATTTTTTGATATTGATATTTTTTAATATTTCTAATATAAATATAAAAAAACCTTTCATATCTGTTGTTCCTAATCCATATATTTTATTATCATATTCTGTAATTTTGAATGGATCTTTTGTCCATTGTTTTTCATCATAAGGAACAGTATCAGTGTGTCCGCTTAACATTAAGCCATCTTCTCCACTGTGGCTTTTTGCAAGCATATTAAATTTGTTTTTTGTATTTGGTATATATTGTATATCTATTGTAAATCCCAAACTATTAAACCATTCTGCTAAAATATTTATTATATTTTTATTACTTGTATCCAGTTTTTTATTACTTGAGCTAATTGATGGTATAGTTATTATTTTTCTATACATGTCTATGAATGATGGTAATTTATTTTTCATTTTTCATCCTTTTTAAATTAGTTTTTGGATTACTAATCTCTATATTTTTTATTTTTAATGTAATATTGTACAATTAGTATTGTTATATTTTGTAAAATAAATATCAATTTTTAATCATTTTGTTAATTTAATTTTTTATCATTTATAATATTTATATATTTTTTTATGTTCATAATTTTATTTTAATTAAAAAATTTATTTTTTTTTAAATAATAAATGATAAGAATATTAATTATTTTATTTTTTATATCTTATATATGCTTTTTTTATTTCTTTTTTTGCAAATTTAACATTCATCCATCCAATTATTTTAACCCATTTATTTTTTTCTAAGTCTTTGTAGTGTTGGAAAAAATGTTTTATTTGATTTTTTGTAAAATCAGATAAATTATTTATATCTTTTATATTATTATATTCATTTGTAATTTTATTTGTTGGTACAGATATTATTTTAAAGTCTTCTCCAGATTCATCTTCCATTTTGAGCAACCCAATTGGTCTGGTATTTATAATACATCCAGGTATCAATGAGTATTGAGTAATAACCATTGCGTCAATTGGATCACCATCTAGTGATAGTGTATTTTTTATATAACCGTAATTGCATGGATAAAACATGGGTGTGTATATAATTCTATCAACATATAGTGTTTTGTATTTTTTATTCATTTCATATTTTATTGGGTTACTATTGGCAGATATTTCAATAACAACATTTATTTTATTTGTTTTTTTTTTAATATTTTTTTTTTTGTTAGAACTCATATTTTTTTCCAATGTAGATTTATTAATTATAATATTTAATAACATTTTATTAATTTAAAATTAATGTGTTTAAATTAATAAATATCAAAAAATTAATTATTAAATATTATTATATAAATTTTTTTTAAAATCTGTATAATATTTTTTAATTTATTTATGTTTTATATTTTTTATCATAAATTAAGGGATTAACTGTGGTAAATTCAACATTTAATGATATTGATTCCGTTGAAACTATTGAATGGTTAGAATCAA of Candidatus Purcelliella pentastirinorum contains these proteins:
- the ppa gene encoding inorganic diphosphatase — encoded protein: MSSNKKKNIKKKTNKINVVIEISANSNPIKYEMNKKYKTLYVDRIIYTPMFYPCNYGYIKNTLSLDGDPIDAMVITQYSLIPGCIINTRPIGLLKMEDESGEDFKIISVPTNKITNEYNNIKDINNLSDFTKNQIKHFFQHYKDLEKNKWVKIIGWMNVKFAKKEIKKAYIRYKK
- the argE gene encoding acetylornithine deacetylase, with the translated sequence MKNKLPSFIDMYRKIITIPSISSSNKKLDTSNKNIINILAEWFNSLGFTIDIQYIPNTKNKFNMLAKSHSGEDGLMLSGHTDTVPYDEKQWTKDPFKITEYDNKIYGLGTTDMKGFFIFILEILKNINIKKFKKPLYILATADEETSMSGARYFSDVTSINPKFAIIGEPTELKPIDSHKGHISKIIKIKGKSGHSSDPNLGVNSIEIMNKIINILLKLKNKLKTDYNDNTFTVPYPTLNLGHICGGNAANRICSYCHLYIDIRPLPNTDTIQINKILNDVLKPINKKWGNIITIKELNPTIPGFEYNKKYKLLEKIKRILKCKKTKKVNYCTEAPFIQKICPTIILGPGSIEQAHKPNEFIDNSYIKPTKKIFNKIINTFCFI